The Vespa velutina chromosome 2, iVesVel2.1, whole genome shotgun sequence sequence actattatattgtattttgaCTATTTGTAGTTCATAGAAGAAATGCAGTTGAAGTATAACGAAGCGGCACAAAATGCTGGTATCTATATTGTAAATGCTTGCGGTTTTGATAGCATTCCTTCAGATCTTGGCATGGTTTTTACACAACAAAAGTTTGGCGGAGAAGTTAATAGTACCGAAGTATACTTTAGTATCTTGAATTTGCAAAATTGTAACAAACCTGTAGCAAACTTTACGACCTTGGAAAGTTTGATGTATGGATTAAatccaaatgaaaaattacgtgatattcgtaaaaaaatattttctaagaaattacCAAAATTGAAGCccaaattaaaattgaagttAGTTGAATTATCGTATAATtgatgtttaaatatattataaaaaaattatgtttagacaatgtacaaaattatttattatatattacaatgtcatttttttttctttttctttttttctctttactagAGGTTGGCTTCCACATAAATGTGATTTTACAAATGAATGGTCCCTACCATTTCCATCTGCAGATCGTTCAATAATCTATCGTTcacaaagatatttctttgagAAATATAACCAGAGACCTATTCAGGCTGCAGTATATATTGGATTCCCGTTagtattcttttataaatataaatttaataattaaaaaattttccaattaatcgaacatttttcttttctagatctctattttatatgtttatgaTGAGTTTTATGAttatacctttttttcttatgaaattttcatttggacgcagtttaatattaaaggtaaataaatgatataattaaaagagatgATGAATGAGATACATctctatgaaaaatatatttattttaatatgaaatgaGAAAAGCATTATTTGTTTTCAGTATCCTAAACTATTTACTTGTGGACTCATAAGTCATGAAGAACCAACCGAAAAaacattaaatgaattaaaaatatctctcaCTTTCTTAGCACGTGGTTGGACTGAAAAATTAAGTGAACCTTCTGATGTTCATTCCGATCCTCCAAATAAGGAGATGGTTACAAAAGTTACTGGTGTTAATCCTTACATTATTACTAGTGTTGCTGTAATGTTATGTGCTCTTATCATTTTGAAGGAATCTGATAAAATGCCTGAAgggtaaattatttttattcactaTTGTGTTTgtgttttgtaattttatttacgttaaataacatatatatttttttgtttattttagtGGAGGTATCCTTACTACTGCTGCCGCATTTAATAAGACTTCTCTTATCGacgaattaaacaaaaaatgtcTTAAATTTGAAGTTGTTTCGTCCATTGAAAAATGAAggtattattaacatattacaGGATAAGgtctttcaatatatttttcgtattacTTATCGTTTGTTACTTATCTTCAATGTAATGTCTGTAAGATTTAACTTTTTGGTTttggttttaatatttttacaaggtagaaaaataatttgtaataagagTTAGAGCTAATGTTTTATAAACACATTTTGATAtagtattatttgtttataacaaacaTGAAGGATATAAGTTAACATGGTTCTCTCAAAGATATAgctagtaatattaatattatggtattttatggttatttacattttgatatttttattatgttataaataaaacataaaatgttaattcttttatttcaattataattacacAATAAAGAATTGcgaattaagaataataattataagtatcGGGTTCGTTACGATTTTTGGTAGATGGCGTAATGATAAAATTGGCACGAACTTTTCCGGACAATccaatgtaaaaagaaataactgttcaattatatgaaagagaataatatacaatttttctttacattagGATAATATATTACGAGAAAAGTTATcgttcaaatatatttctgttaatattttaatccgATTAATATGTTTCATTCAATTTACTATTATcaatcgattataaattttacatttgctttgtattattgttaataacgttTGGAAAAAATATCACATTTCTTGTCAAAATccgatgaataaaaaatatgaagcttgatgtatataaaatatgaaggaAAGAGATCTATCAAAGGCGTAAATATGGACGAAGGGAAAGTGGACTTTCTTCGTAACTTATAACGTGTACGACttcataatatcgttatctttgTTGGTCATGATTCAGAGCATAACCAATAGGTTGGCGACACTGGAAACCCAATATATCATACCTACGGCATTTTACGTATGTAGATACCCAGGTAGGCACATAATtactttcaataattatttactcgCGTAAttactttcataattattttcagaaaTGTACGGATCGTatcttacatattttttttttttttgaaggaaAACTCGCTTGAGGAAGTATGACTCAttctttgtaataaaatagattgctttttttttttttttttaatggaaggTCGACCACAATGGCGGTCTTTCATATTCAAATCAACCTTCGAATCGACCAATCcaaatttattatctcgaaagtatattttatatattctattaaccTTGCCACATTAATTATGTTGTATTTAGAAATAACTTAAGTATCGTTTTAATGACTTTTCATTTACTATAGTATatttactgtatatatatatatgtgatatttatggtgatatatatacgtgtatgtatatatatacataaatatttatgtttatatgaaaatatacatatatcttactTTTTATCAGAGGTTTTATAActgttttataattactattttgCAAATAAGTAGACATTACGTTAAtgaattcttatttcttctcaaACATGTTAATATAACGATCGTTTGATAGATGATAATGGCAATGATCACGCAACCATATTTAATCAATCttcattaaacattaaattcATAGTATAAAGTCATATAATACATGGCCACTTAAACGTTCCctcatttattcgtttttaaatCTTACATTATGCTTTTATCatcaattttattgttaattcatATCCAAACGTTAATCCTCTTATATACttcctttaataatttatactccTGTTAAAATCTTAGCgattcattataattacaattatatttattaattatttattagaatttcttttatttttagaaattatcaGAAATTGGTCGATGTTACGAAGAatgcaataaattaataagtcGATTAATGAGTCgctattttaacaatattttattgcgATCTATTAGCTCTCCGAAATGATCTAGAGTCGGTGATCTTTTGTAAATATCTGAACGagttaacgagaaaaaaagacagagagaaagagagagagaaaaagagacggaaGTAAACGAGACAGAACCTAGAACgtgatagacagatagaggtagaaatagatagagatagagagagagagagggagagagggagagagagagagagagagagagagagagaaagaagatatagggaaatacaatttcattttacaaAGGTTTTTCCTAGACGGTGATATATAACGGAGACACGTGAGACATTTCTGCTGAAGGAAAAAATGATTCTCTCACCGTTAATTCCCAATTGCTAATCGatttaatacattaaaaatatatttattatatttattatgttttacaaatattttataattgaaaggaacaatatataaataaatataattctatatattatatgtaacaaCGGTATACAACAGGTAACTAGTATACATTGTAGAGTATTGTCGTGGTGATGGTGGGAGAGAGCGAGAATCCGctaaggaaaaacaaaagagagtgagagggggaTAAGGGGCAATTTGTTCCGCGAGTCAAGTTTACACGTCTCTGATATATAAACTGTCTTGTCCGAAACCAATGTAAGTTAGTTTGCGCGCTTCGTCGTGAAAAGaacgtattataaaattatctcttggttttctttttctttttcttctttatctctcttatatagattttcaaaagatatcTATTGAAAATATGGAGAACATTAAAATTCAAAGAGACGACGAAAGTTATGCTGTCAAACGGAAGGAGAAGAACATGACGAAtggtaaaaatttttcttataaaattttctattcttcattcaacgatataaaaagataaaaattgtcaATTGAAAATCTTATCAATCGATGATATACTTTTggattattctttctttttctttttctcttttttttcttctttctttctttctttctttctttttttaactaatgaaaaatttcgatacaTGGGGACGCTGCAActtgtaaaattattgattttcaaaGATCACCTTAGTACGATTTTTGACACGCCctattttatacatttgtactttatattatataattttgttgttattgaaAGACCTACTCTTTTGattgtgttttcttttcttttgtttttgaaaagaaacgagataaaacaaagaaaagagacatcTCGATAGTTATGAGATCGATAGCTAATGACTTTTATCGAGGCTGATAGTaacgattgtttttttttttttattgaggGTGAGAATAAAAGCGATATACAATACTAACTGACCTCGTGCTAAGTCAGGTATGACAGGTGAACGTAACgaattatatacttatgttcGTGACATGGGAATCGTGATATCGATAGAGTTGCTTTCGTTTCTTTGATGTAAGTCCAATGAAAGCTATAAACAATCTTACCTGCAATTACTTTCGATAGATTCGATCTATGCTTTACTTCCGATATCTTTTCTTACCCCTTCTTGTCGAATTCTAATCTATGAGTTAAACTTAGTATTTATAAGAttcgtatcttttcttttgtcgaatttttaataataaaaaaaataaaataaaataaaacaaacgaaaaaatacTCAAAGTATAATGAAACGCTCAATAAGTATGTTAACGCATTGTCGATGAAAGCTTTAAATCGGTCTCTTATATTTGTTAaacgttgaaaatatatttgtaaatttttgattggtatatatttataaggtagaaaatatttctatgattattgaaaaaataatctacTGTCATTAATTTGTactctttcattaatttttaataaaaaatttcattcttacgtatatataaatatacataaatatatatatatataatatttacatagttTTTACATGAATAGGCACATAAAcgtatctaatatattttacaaaaaatattcatttgataGTAGGATCGTGTCGACAATGtgttaatattgatttttatctcttGCATAAAATCCTATATAAATAAgctataaaagaattatataatgaaGAAGCGAGTTGTTTTATATCATACTTGTTGTTTTACAGCATATTGCCactcaataattaataattaccttagaagatttatatatcgaattgCATTCGATAATTACATAAGTAGATTATGGTTAGAGGGAATGGCAgtcatattatcgttgtcaagTAACGGTAACACAAGCTCAtacgttattttttataaataaataaataaataaataaataagtagctttttatataaataaaaatagtattatctaatcgattttcttcttcttctttttctttttttctcttttttttctctcttttttctctcttttttctttttcttttttctttttttttttattcgataattacATACCATTAAGTCTCTCATTACTATAAAGcgaaaaattacttttatataacataaaaaattcttttctttgtcgttCTTTTCGAAGGACTCCCGGTTATGTTTAAcatataacaacaataaaaaaacttGCTTCAAACACATTACTGGGGGGTGTACTCCATGTGTGAGTAATTTGTCATTCaacaaatgtattattaatatgttcaCGTAGTTGCGTGAGATCGACCTCGGACTACTTacgaatcattttatttcgcgcgatgattcttctttcgtttttttttttttttctttttaaccgaCATGCCTGTCGCACCGGTACTTGGTATTATTAATGCTGGATACTCTATGGAAAATCTactacgatatacatatatatgtatatatatatatatatatatatatacacaaacacgtgtgcgcgcgctcgcgcacgtataaatagatataatctctttttaaaaacttTAGGTAATATAACTTTTCAAACGATCGTCACAATTGTTAACAAGATCTCAGTGATTAAGAATAtatctgttattttttctttttttttttatcttatcaatCTATACGTATACccacgtatatacacacatacacaacgAAGTTAAGAAATGTAATGACGATgtcattattaatgtattaatgcatcgaaaaaaaattgacttaCTGAATATTTTTGTAACACGTTTGCGAGTTTACAAACCCTCTATCGATTGTAAGTAGCTAAAGTCAATTGTGCTCAGCCAACTTTCAGTAGTACGACTATGAATGCGGAGACGAACACTCGATATctcattattccttttttgctATTCAGTATATATCTTCTTAAAAGAGATAACGTTAatctaattcattttatttaatttcaattaatatgccattttctttcatttatttctcataaaatttttgaaaaatttgacaaatttaTCTTCAGTCGTAAACTCTAAACGCTTCTAATATATTCAATAGATATACGATCTTTCTTGTCTAATAGGGTCTTCCTAGAATATCATTACTAGAACGTCTAATAGATAGGAGGACGAAGTGAATTTCATTATCGACGAAAAGGATCTAACGCTTTTAATCACTACGATGaataattatcgatgataacAGACAATAATAAGTTACTTTTGTAACATTTTCGAAAATGGTAATATTTTctcgaaacgataataatattgccacaaataattattcgggtcaattattattttatatatttatttatattttttatttttcttatatcatatatttatttttatatttagctCTCGTagagataagataaataaaatataatagatcattgctaaataaatgtttatttataaaaaattttatatatatatatatatatatttctatgaattGAAATGATATTTGTATCGAGGAAAAGGAATGTCACTGTTTCGAAAATAATCATTTGGGATTATAAGGAAATGTTTtgctttattttccttcttaaaAGAGGAAAGTGAACGCGAACCGGTCTTCTCAGATGGGATTTACTGTGACGTTAATACTCTGGACTTTATtgcaaatgatttatattgcATATTTCAACGAACAAATTAgcgatcaattaaaatttatcgacgaatttgcgatatttgatttctttaattttttataaaattttacaatgtaTAATTTAGCATTAAAATAGAGCATtagaattaaatcatttttcttctcttttctttcctttttctttttttcttttttttttttttctcttcaattaACGTAAAGGACTCAAACAAACCgtaaataagaatagaaattataaataaattttataatttccttACGATAAGTAATCGATAGACGACGATCatataagatttatatctgtagatattattaattcttgatttattaattacttgaTAATTAAACAGCGAAAGATAAATCggacaatttttataatttttcgaaatcaGAAATTGGAAggtaaaaaatatcgatagatgatttttttatattttatttcgtatttgaCTCGGTGTCAATGACTTTTGCGAGGAGATCTCTCCAGTAGAGGAGGAAAATGTGAAGAGCTGAGAATGTTGAGAGATAAAAGGaacgtaaagagaaagagagagagagagagagagagagagagagagagagagagagaagtgtcagaaaaaaagagtaggAGGGAAACAAAGGTGGGAGAAAGGCGAAGAGTGAGTTGAGCTACAGAGTAGGagaagggagggggagagagagagagagagagagaatgttccAGGGGACGTTAGCGTTCGCCGTGATTCCGTTCATCCGGTTCAGTCACACCGCATCACTCCGGTGAGCGTAATCGTTCTCCTCTTTGCGTTTTTAACTCGGCTGCTGTTCTTCCTTCATCTTTACTCTCACTTTTTCGGCTTTTGTCACTTGTTATTAATACACACGCGCACGCAATAAAGAACAGtgtttttaattccttttttttttattatttcttatatttcctCGCCTATCGGATCattttaacgtaaaaaaagatcttttcgATTTGAcgttttaaattctttctctctcgctctctctctctctctttttatctatctatctatctcgttcCTACGATAATTTTGACATTGCCGTTTATATCATTGATTTGAGTTTGTGCGTGTCAAACTGACGTTAGAAGTGTGACCTGAAAAGTATATAGAGTAAGTTTTTAACTCAACATTCGTAagttcgttaattatttttgagaAACGTTAGAATCAATTTCTGAATAGAGAATTAATTTAAGTTGTAATATTATCGTCGTACGTTATATGTCTTATGTTTTATTTGACGCctgtcaaatttttatttataatcggaTATCGTTTGTAACAAAGTTTCTTCATCGTTCCTCGATAGATCCTAttcgatgttattttttttttttttttatttttctttcccaaaGAAAATTCAACCAGCAAGAACATTCGTCCCAActctaaagaagaaaataaaggaacgaTCATGAATGGACTATCTAAACAATGTATCACCGATGAGAAGTCGATTAAATTGAAGAAACCCCATCCACTGAGGTCCATTTCttggaataaaaatatcgaggaAGGAGATTTAGATGTTCCTGGAACGCCAAGAACACCTCGAACCTCGACAACGCCAGGTATACTTAATTTCCTGgatttttaaaacgattttacGCGAACGTCGAAGtcgaaatcgaaatcgaaatcaAAATCGAAATCGCCCGTCCCATCCCACACCTTCTTTTACTCGaggaaattaaatttcttgttttgttttttttttgtttttcttttttttccgttgtCATTAATGTTTCCTGCGTAATTCATAAGATATTTCTCGACCTGTTGCGCGTCCACTTAAATTaccataattaatattcaatagcGCACGAACcgt is a genomic window containing:
- the LOC124946659 gene encoding saccharopine dehydrogenase-like oxidoreductase, whose protein sequence is MKNNKLDIIIFGATGFTGQYVVKEAARLAKETEFNFGVAGRRKEALESTVKACAPDIENVPIIIADIKDEESLKKMVEKAKVLVNCCGPYIHYGEPVIKACIAAKIHYVDVTGESLFIEEMQLKYNEAAQNAGIYIVNACGFDSIPSDLGMVFTQQKFGGEVNSTEVYFSILNLQNCNKPVANFTTLESLMYGLNPNEKLRDIRKKIFSKKLPKLKPKLKLKGWLPHKCDFTNEWSLPFPSADRSIIYRSQRYFFEKYNQRPIQAAVYIGFPSLFYMFMMSFMIIPFFLMKFSFGRSLILKYPKLFTCGLISHEEPTEKTLNELKISLTFLARGWTEKLSEPSDVHSDPPNKEMVTKVTGVNPYIITSVAVMLCALIILKESDKMPEGGGILTTAAAFNKTSLIDELNKKCLKFEVVSSIEK